The following coding sequences are from one Melanotaenia boesemani isolate fMelBoe1 chromosome 17, fMelBoe1.pri, whole genome shotgun sequence window:
- the LOC121656464 gene encoding growth factor receptor-bound protein 10-like isoform X4, producing the protein MIVKVWSEDGAGKVVEIPVDMTARDVCQLLVYKSHCLDDNAWALVEHHPILGLERCLEDHELVVQVQASMSSESKFLFRKNYAKYEFFRNPLNFFPEQMVAWCQESDGSIPPSQLLQNFLNPSSCPEIQGYLYVKEPGRKSWKKLYMFLRRSGLYYSTKGTSKEPRHLQLLSDLEDSNIFTIITGRKLHNAPTDYQFCIRPSKVRSDCKELKMLCAEDEQSRTCWMTAFRLLKYGIVLYQNYNVPQQRKSAVSPFSAPVRSVSENSLVAMDFSGRTGRVIDNPVEAQSAALEEGQTWRKRSQRMNVLGSPSPLHPSSLSTVIHRTQVWFHGRIMREEAHKMIMQQGQVDGLFLLRDSQSNPKAFVLTLCHHQKIKHFQILPCEEDGQVFFSLDDGATKFTDLIHLVEFYQLNRGVLPCKLKHPCTAVAL; encoded by the exons ATG aTAGTGAAGGTGTGGAGCGAAGATGGGGCCGGCAAAGTGGTGGAGATCCCTGTGGACATGACGGCGAGGGATGTGTGTCAGTTGCTGGTGTACAAGAGCCACTGTCTGGATGACAATGCCTGGGCTCTGGTGGAGCACCACCCCATCCTTGGCCTCG AGAGATGTCTGGAGGACCACGAGCTGGTGGTTCAGGTTCAGGCCTCCATGAGCAGCGAAAGTAAATTCCTCTTCAGGAAGAACTATGCCAAATATGAATTCTTCAGGAACCCCCTG AACTTTTTCCCAGAACAGATGGTGGCTTGGTGTCAGGAGTCTGATGGCTCAATCCCTCCGTCACAGCTCTTACAG AACTTTCTGAACCCGAGCAGCTGTCCAGAAATCCAGGGCTATCTTTATGTAAAGGAGCCTGGACGCAAGTCCTGGAAGAAGCTCTACATGTTCCTGCGACGTTCTGGCCTCTATTACTCGACTAAAGGAACATCCAAG GAAcccagacacctgcagctgctgtCTGATCTGGAAGACAGTAACATCTTCACCATCATCACAGGCAGAAAACTTCACAACGCTCCTACAGACTACCAGTTTTGCATCAGG CCCAGCAAAGTGAGGAGTGACTGTAAAGAGTTAAAGATGCTGTGTGCAGAGGACGAACAGAGCAGGACCTGCTGGATGACTGCCTTCAGACTGCTCAAA TACGGGATAGTCCTGTATCAGAACTACAACGTGCCCCAGCAGAGGAAGTCTGCAGTCTCGCCTTTCTCTGCACCTGTG CGGAGTGTATCCGAGAACTCCCTGGTTGCCATGGACTTCTCGGGACGGACCGGACGCGTCATCGACAACCCTGTCGAGGCCCAGAGCGCCGCCCTGGAGGAGGGACAGACCTGGAGG AAAAGAAGCCAGCGTATGAATGTCCTGGGCAGCCCCAGCCCCCTGCATCCATCCTCTCTGAGCACAG TGATCCATAGGACGCAGGTTTGGTTCCATGGTCGCATCATGAGAGAGGAAGCCCATAAAATGATCATGCAGCAAGGCCAAGTAGATGG ATTGTTCCTGTTGCGGGACAGCCAGAGTAATCCCAAGGCATTCGTGCTCACTTTGTGCCACCACCAGAAGATCAAGCACTTCCAGATCCTACCG TGCGAGGAAGACGGTCAGGTGTTCTTCAGCCTTGATGATGGTGCCACCAAGTTCACAGACCTGATCCACCTGGTGGAGTTCTACCAGCTCAACAGAGGAGTGCTGCCCTGCAAGCTCAAACACCCCTGTACCGCTGTGGCCTTGTGA
- the LOC121656464 gene encoding growth factor receptor-bound protein 10-like isoform X3: MEIVKVWSEDGAGKVVEIPVDMTARDVCQLLVYKSHCLDDNAWALVEHHPILGLERCLEDHELVVQVQASMSSESKFLFRKNYAKYEFFRNPLNFFPEQMVAWCQESDGSIPPSQLLQNFLNPSSCPEIQGYLYVKEPGRKSWKKLYMFLRRSGLYYSTKGTSKEPRHLQLLSDLEDSNIFTIITGRKLHNAPTDYQFCIRPSKVRSDCKELKMLCAEDEQSRTCWMTAFRLLKYGIVLYQNYNVPQQRKSAVSPFSAPVRSVSENSLVAMDFSGRTGRVIDNPVEAQSAALEEGQTWRKRSQRMNVLGSPSPLHPSSLSTVIHRTQVWFHGRIMREEAHKMIMQQGQVDGLFLLRDSQSNPKAFVLTLCHHQKIKHFQILPCEEDGQVFFSLDDGATKFTDLIHLVEFYQLNRGVLPCKLKHPCTAVAL, from the exons ATGGAG aTAGTGAAGGTGTGGAGCGAAGATGGGGCCGGCAAAGTGGTGGAGATCCCTGTGGACATGACGGCGAGGGATGTGTGTCAGTTGCTGGTGTACAAGAGCCACTGTCTGGATGACAATGCCTGGGCTCTGGTGGAGCACCACCCCATCCTTGGCCTCG AGAGATGTCTGGAGGACCACGAGCTGGTGGTTCAGGTTCAGGCCTCCATGAGCAGCGAAAGTAAATTCCTCTTCAGGAAGAACTATGCCAAATATGAATTCTTCAGGAACCCCCTG AACTTTTTCCCAGAACAGATGGTGGCTTGGTGTCAGGAGTCTGATGGCTCAATCCCTCCGTCACAGCTCTTACAG AACTTTCTGAACCCGAGCAGCTGTCCAGAAATCCAGGGCTATCTTTATGTAAAGGAGCCTGGACGCAAGTCCTGGAAGAAGCTCTACATGTTCCTGCGACGTTCTGGCCTCTATTACTCGACTAAAGGAACATCCAAG GAAcccagacacctgcagctgctgtCTGATCTGGAAGACAGTAACATCTTCACCATCATCACAGGCAGAAAACTTCACAACGCTCCTACAGACTACCAGTTTTGCATCAGG CCCAGCAAAGTGAGGAGTGACTGTAAAGAGTTAAAGATGCTGTGTGCAGAGGACGAACAGAGCAGGACCTGCTGGATGACTGCCTTCAGACTGCTCAAA TACGGGATAGTCCTGTATCAGAACTACAACGTGCCCCAGCAGAGGAAGTCTGCAGTCTCGCCTTTCTCTGCACCTGTG CGGAGTGTATCCGAGAACTCCCTGGTTGCCATGGACTTCTCGGGACGGACCGGACGCGTCATCGACAACCCTGTCGAGGCCCAGAGCGCCGCCCTGGAGGAGGGACAGACCTGGAGG AAAAGAAGCCAGCGTATGAATGTCCTGGGCAGCCCCAGCCCCCTGCATCCATCCTCTCTGAGCACAG TGATCCATAGGACGCAGGTTTGGTTCCATGGTCGCATCATGAGAGAGGAAGCCCATAAAATGATCATGCAGCAAGGCCAAGTAGATGG ATTGTTCCTGTTGCGGGACAGCCAGAGTAATCCCAAGGCATTCGTGCTCACTTTGTGCCACCACCAGAAGATCAAGCACTTCCAGATCCTACCG TGCGAGGAAGACGGTCAGGTGTTCTTCAGCCTTGATGATGGTGCCACCAAGTTCACAGACCTGATCCACCTGGTGGAGTTCTACCAGCTCAACAGAGGAGTGCTGCCCTGCAAGCTCAAACACCCCTGTACCGCTGTGGCCTTGTGA
- the LOC121656464 gene encoding growth factor receptor-bound protein 10-like isoform X2, whose product MPSCSPDCCLLQAVEIVKVWSEDGAGKVVEIPVDMTARDVCQLLVYKSHCLDDNAWALVEHHPILGLERCLEDHELVVQVQASMSSESKFLFRKNYAKYEFFRNPLNFFPEQMVAWCQESDGSIPPSQLLQNFLNPSSCPEIQGYLYVKEPGRKSWKKLYMFLRRSGLYYSTKGTSKEPRHLQLLSDLEDSNIFTIITGRKLHNAPTDYQFCIRPSKVRSDCKELKMLCAEDEQSRTCWMTAFRLLKYGIVLYQNYNVPQQRKSAVSPFSAPVRSVSENSLVAMDFSGRTGRVIDNPVEAQSAALEEGQTWRKRSQRMNVLGSPSPLHPSSLSTVIHRTQVWFHGRIMREEAHKMIMQQGQVDGLFLLRDSQSNPKAFVLTLCHHQKIKHFQILPCEEDGQVFFSLDDGATKFTDLIHLVEFYQLNRGVLPCKLKHPCTAVAL is encoded by the exons ATGCCATCCTGCTCTCCAGACTGTTGCCTCTTACAGGCTGTGGAG aTAGTGAAGGTGTGGAGCGAAGATGGGGCCGGCAAAGTGGTGGAGATCCCTGTGGACATGACGGCGAGGGATGTGTGTCAGTTGCTGGTGTACAAGAGCCACTGTCTGGATGACAATGCCTGGGCTCTGGTGGAGCACCACCCCATCCTTGGCCTCG AGAGATGTCTGGAGGACCACGAGCTGGTGGTTCAGGTTCAGGCCTCCATGAGCAGCGAAAGTAAATTCCTCTTCAGGAAGAACTATGCCAAATATGAATTCTTCAGGAACCCCCTG AACTTTTTCCCAGAACAGATGGTGGCTTGGTGTCAGGAGTCTGATGGCTCAATCCCTCCGTCACAGCTCTTACAG AACTTTCTGAACCCGAGCAGCTGTCCAGAAATCCAGGGCTATCTTTATGTAAAGGAGCCTGGACGCAAGTCCTGGAAGAAGCTCTACATGTTCCTGCGACGTTCTGGCCTCTATTACTCGACTAAAGGAACATCCAAG GAAcccagacacctgcagctgctgtCTGATCTGGAAGACAGTAACATCTTCACCATCATCACAGGCAGAAAACTTCACAACGCTCCTACAGACTACCAGTTTTGCATCAGG CCCAGCAAAGTGAGGAGTGACTGTAAAGAGTTAAAGATGCTGTGTGCAGAGGACGAACAGAGCAGGACCTGCTGGATGACTGCCTTCAGACTGCTCAAA TACGGGATAGTCCTGTATCAGAACTACAACGTGCCCCAGCAGAGGAAGTCTGCAGTCTCGCCTTTCTCTGCACCTGTG CGGAGTGTATCCGAGAACTCCCTGGTTGCCATGGACTTCTCGGGACGGACCGGACGCGTCATCGACAACCCTGTCGAGGCCCAGAGCGCCGCCCTGGAGGAGGGACAGACCTGGAGG AAAAGAAGCCAGCGTATGAATGTCCTGGGCAGCCCCAGCCCCCTGCATCCATCCTCTCTGAGCACAG TGATCCATAGGACGCAGGTTTGGTTCCATGGTCGCATCATGAGAGAGGAAGCCCATAAAATGATCATGCAGCAAGGCCAAGTAGATGG ATTGTTCCTGTTGCGGGACAGCCAGAGTAATCCCAAGGCATTCGTGCTCACTTTGTGCCACCACCAGAAGATCAAGCACTTCCAGATCCTACCG TGCGAGGAAGACGGTCAGGTGTTCTTCAGCCTTGATGATGGTGCCACCAAGTTCACAGACCTGATCCACCTGGTGGAGTTCTACCAGCTCAACAGAGGAGTGCTGCCCTGCAAGCTCAAACACCCCTGTACCGCTGTGGCCTTGTGA